One part of the Saprospiraceae bacterium genome encodes these proteins:
- a CDS encoding PorP/SprF family type IX secretion system membrane protein, with translation MKHIAIFLLFMVTWGAQSQDIHFSQFYMSPTNLNPALTGVMNCKMRFVANYRNQWAPVLGFANSFNTYNLSFDQKVPVGRYDYFGFGGTFWGDKAGSLDFSTLQFKLSGSYSKRMSGSRTSANYLVFGAEAGLNQRGVKFHNAIWGTQISTNGIDPNGTKDPAIFDPSFLFADVSVGLLWFSVLDKYSNFYVGGAFSHLNEPLQNNIQSGTPGYIPAPLYSKLTIHGGGVFELSRKNSINPGIVAFFQGPSFELNAGTSFRFGSGTSRTNEQSFQLGLWTRLANKYKTADQTGIHMDALILSARFDYNKYGFGLSYDVNTSSLKKANAGNNSFELSFIYNVCGPERRGIYCPNF, from the coding sequence TTAACAGGGGTTATGAATTGTAAAATGAGGTTTGTGGCAAATTATCGCAATCAATGGGCACCGGTATTAGGATTTGCAAATTCTTTTAATACCTATAATTTATCTTTTGACCAGAAAGTTCCAGTTGGAAGATATGATTATTTTGGATTTGGAGGCACCTTTTGGGGTGACAAAGCGGGTTCTTTGGACTTTAGCACCCTTCAATTTAAATTGTCGGGATCCTATAGTAAACGAATGTCAGGTTCCAGAACTTCTGCAAATTATTTAGTTTTTGGAGCAGAAGCCGGTTTAAATCAACGAGGAGTTAAATTTCACAATGCTATTTGGGGCACTCAAATCAGTACGAATGGAATTGATCCAAATGGAACAAAGGACCCTGCTATTTTTGATCCTAGTTTCCTTTTTGCAGATGTATCTGTAGGCTTATTATGGTTTTCCGTTTTGGATAAATACAGCAATTTTTATGTAGGTGGTGCATTTAGCCATTTGAATGAACCATTGCAAAACAATATTCAATCAGGAACACCAGGATATATTCCTGCACCATTATACTCTAAATTGACAATTCATGGTGGAGGTGTGTTCGAATTAAGTCGTAAAAACAGTATAAATCCAGGGATCGTAGCTTTTTTCCAAGGCCCTTCGTTTGAGTTAAATGCCGGAACAAGTTTTCGATTTGGATCTGGAACAAGCCGCACAAATGAACAATCTTTTCAATTGGGACTTTGGACTCGTTTAGCGAATAAATATAAAACCGCTGATCAAACTGGAATTCATATGGATGCTCTGATTTTGTCAGCGCGATTTGATTACAACAAATATGGCTTTGGTTTAAGTTATGATGTAAATACATCTTCTTTGAAAAAAGCGAATGCAGGTAATAATTCTTTTGAGCTTTCATTTATCTACAATGTTTGTGGACCTGAAAGAAGAGGAATTTATTGTCCTAATTTCTAA
- a CDS encoding polymer-forming cytoskeletal protein: MFGNKNSVNEAAKSAAGPLPQGALNSLVVGTQVEGTITAESDIRIDGFLKGILLCKGKVIIGPKGTIEGEIRAQNATIEGRFKGILQIEDLLQVKETAIVEGEINTDKLAVSPGAKFNVTSKMTTNPRSNTPPIMKPETIKM; encoded by the coding sequence ATGTTTGGGAATAAGAATTCAGTAAATGAAGCAGCAAAATCCGCTGCTGGACCCCTTCCACAAGGAGCATTAAACAGTTTAGTGGTTGGCACACAAGTCGAAGGCACAATCACAGCAGAAAGTGATATTCGCATCGATGGCTTTTTAAAAGGAATCCTTTTATGTAAGGGGAAGGTCATAATCGGTCCTAAAGGCACAATAGAGGGGGAAATAAGAGCTCAAAATGCTACAATAGAAGGGCGTTTTAAAGGTATTTTGCAAATTGAAGACCTACTTCAGGTCAAAGAAACTGCAATTGTGGAAGGAGAAATTAATACCGACAAATTGGCAGTGAGTCCAGGAGCTAAGTTTAATGTTACGAGTAAAATGACCACAAATCCAAGATCAAATACTCCTCCGATCATGAAACCGGAAACGATAAAGATGTAA
- a CDS encoding AtpZ/AtpI family protein produces the protein MAKFDLKSNKILKYSGLATQIFVSLGLAAFFGRWLDQKFELTKPLLTAILPILMLVLLMFWLNYDLKKLEK, from the coding sequence ATGGCTAAATTTGATCTAAAAAGTAATAAAATTCTGAAGTATTCCGGACTAGCTACCCAGATATTTGTTTCCTTAGGCTTGGCCGCTTTTTTCGGAAGATGGTTGGATCAAAAATTCGAGTTAACAAAACCCTTATTAACAGCGATTTTACCGATATTAATGTTGGTTTTATTAATGTTTTGGCTTAATTATGATCTTAAAAAATTGGAAAAATGA
- a CDS encoding 30S ribosomal protein S20, with product MANHQSALKRIRQNSVKRIANRYFKKTTRTAIKKLKEMSAKADAQKYLSRVISMIDKLAKKNTWHKNKASNIKSSLMRHIAGLN from the coding sequence ATGGCAAATCATCAGTCAGCTTTAAAACGCATCAGACAAAATTCAGTGAAAAGAATCGCGAATCGGTATTTTAAGAAGACCACCCGAACTGCGATTAAGAAATTAAAAGAGATGTCCGCTAAAGCTGATGCTCAGAAATATTTATCCAGAGTGATAAGTATGATTGATAAATTAGCTAAGAAAAATACCTGGCATAAAAATAAAGCTTCCAATATAAAAAGTAGCTTAATGCGCCATATAGCAGGTTTAAATTAA
- a CDS encoding TetR/AcrR family transcriptional regulator, translating to MTKLRIKEAAVRLFFEKGYGSCSMRDLASAVGVEAASIYNHYPSKEDILATICLELMENQLKGLHNIIHLRRTTVAQLEQFISYYLKFQIDNWLAFQVTHTENKHLESKHEATFKKLRKSFENQVLELINRGIQEEKFYSLDSEIVLNTLLSALRWRQNSPKKLEKLYQNKLNEMYQVILKGIVKK from the coding sequence ATGACTAAACTACGAATAAAGGAAGCCGCAGTACGACTATTTTTTGAAAAGGGATATGGGTCTTGCTCTATGCGGGATTTAGCATCCGCAGTTGGCGTCGAAGCGGCGAGTATTTATAACCATTATCCTTCTAAGGAAGATATTTTAGCGACCATTTGCCTGGAGCTCATGGAAAATCAATTAAAAGGTCTTCACAACATTATTCATTTAAGAAGAACGACCGTAGCACAACTTGAACAATTTATAAGTTATTATCTGAAATTTCAAATCGATAACTGGCTAGCTTTTCAAGTGACCCATACAGAGAATAAACATTTGGAATCAAAGCATGAAGCTACATTCAAAAAATTGAGAAAATCATTTGAAAACCAGGTTTTGGAATTAATTAATCGAGGAATTCAGGAAGAAAAATTTTATTCCCTGGATTCAGAAATCGTATTAAACACATTATTATCAGCACTCAGGTGGAGACAAAATTCACCTAAGAAGTTAGAAAAACTGTATCAAAATAAGCTGAATGAAATGTATCAGGTGATTTTAAAAGGAATTGTAAAAAAATAA
- a CDS encoding glycosyltransferase family 2 protein, with protein sequence MYKNKKVVVVMPAYNAALTLKKTIDEIPMDLVDELILCDDASKDSTFELAKQLGIKYCIRHEKNKGYGGNQKTLYNKALEIGADIIIMLHPDYQYTPKLIPSMVNIIGEELYPVVLGSRILGKGALKGGMPYYKFVFNRILTLIQNWLVDYKLSEYHTGYRAFSKNVLENISFNTNSDDFVFDNEMLSQIIYKKFQIAEISCPTKYFDDASSINFKRSLKYGFGVLMVSIIHFIQRIGLVSFKMYK encoded by the coding sequence ATGTATAAAAATAAAAAAGTCGTTGTTGTTATGCCAGCCTATAATGCTGCCTTAACATTAAAAAAAACAATAGATGAAATACCCATGGATTTGGTAGATGAATTAATTCTTTGTGATGATGCAAGTAAAGATTCTACTTTTGAATTAGCCAAACAATTAGGAATCAAATATTGTATTCGGCATGAAAAAAATAAAGGTTATGGTGGAAATCAAAAAACACTTTATAATAAAGCACTTGAAATAGGAGCCGATATTATTATTATGCTTCATCCAGACTATCAATATACACCAAAGTTGATCCCAAGTATGGTTAATATTATTGGTGAAGAATTATACCCTGTAGTGTTAGGATCCAGAATATTAGGTAAAGGAGCATTAAAAGGTGGTATGCCCTATTATAAATTTGTGTTTAATCGAATTTTAACATTGATACAAAACTGGCTTGTAGATTATAAACTTTCAGAATATCATACGGGATATCGGGCCTTTTCAAAAAATGTTTTAGAAAATATTTCCTTCAATACAAATTCCGACGATTTTGTTTTTGATAATGAAATGCTATCACAAATAATTTATAAAAAATTTCAAATAGCAGAAATTAGTTGTCCAACAAAATATTTTGATGACGCTTCTTCAATTAACTTTAAACGCAGTTTGAAATATGGTTTCGGTGTTTTAATGGTGAGCATAATACATTTTATACAACGCATAGGTTTAGTATCTTTTAAAATGTATAAATAA
- a CDS encoding DUF5606 domain-containing protein, with the protein MIQIDQIIAVSGKPTLYKLVASRPNGLILEDLINGKSNFFSSRTYQFSPLESIGIYTLSDNIPLKDVYQRFLDKEVTDPVPNAETSDSDYKSFFETSIPEYDRYRVHVKDMKKCTKWYHQLKALGFIKLTEESLHEEE; encoded by the coding sequence ATGATACAAATAGATCAAATTATTGCAGTAAGCGGGAAACCTACTTTGTACAAATTGGTAGCGTCAAGACCTAACGGACTCATCCTGGAGGACTTAATAAATGGAAAATCAAATTTCTTTTCATCCAGAACATATCAATTCTCACCGCTTGAATCCATAGGAATTTATACGCTTTCAGATAATATCCCATTGAAAGATGTATATCAACGGTTTCTTGATAAAGAAGTCACAGATCCTGTTCCAAACGCCGAAACATCGGATTCAGATTACAAAAGTTTTTTTGAAACTTCTATTCCTGAATATGACCGGTATCGCGTACATGTAAAAGATATGAAGAAATGCACCAAATGGTACCATCAACTTAAAGCCCTTGGCTTTATTAAACTCACAGAAGAGAGCCTGCATGAAGAAGAATAA
- a CDS encoding dehydrogenase E1 component subunit alpha/beta yields the protein MKIDYNRKNLPDSKLLQLYHALLYPRLIEEKMLLLLRQGRISKWFSGIGQEAISVGCTEALEKDELIFPLHRNLGVFTSRGMPLDRLFAQWQGKSKGYTKGRDRSFHFGSLEHGIVGMISHLGPQLTLANGAALASILKNERKLALAFTGEGGTSEGDFHEALNVASVWSLPVLFIIENNGYGLSTPTSEQYACKNLSDRAIGYGMEGITIDGNNILEVYTTILEISKSIRQNPRPVLIECLTFRIRGHEEASGVKYVPKKQIEEWTAKDPINNYESWLLNEKIISAAEIETIRKKFKKQIQEEVESVFTWDDEPVSTQQELADVFAPFKFMETPVTDIKNTKNIRFIDAIKDGLHQAMIKHDHLVLMGQDIADYGGVFKITEGFVNEFGKDRVRNTPICESAILGAALGLSLKSIKSMVEMQFADFVSSGFNQVVNNLAKIHYRWQQNADVVIRMPCGGATQAGPFHSQTNEAWFAHTAGLKIAYPSNPYDAKGLLLTAFEDPNPVLFFEHKALYRSIEAEVPEGYYTIPFGSAKLLQVGEEMTLITYGLGVKWSQDILLKTGIQADLIDLRTIVPLDYETIRKSVLKTGKVCILHEDNLFCGIGSEISAWINEHCFEYLDAPVIRCASLDTPIPFVKRLEDQYLAFSNLEEKLRYLQSY from the coding sequence TTGAAAATAGACTATAATAGAAAAAATCTTCCCGATAGCAAATTGCTTCAATTATATCATGCCTTACTCTACCCTAGATTAATTGAAGAGAAAATGCTGTTATTATTGAGACAAGGGAGGATTTCTAAATGGTTTTCAGGTATTGGACAAGAAGCCATTTCTGTGGGCTGTACAGAAGCATTAGAAAAAGATGAGCTAATTTTTCCACTCCATAGAAATTTAGGTGTTTTTACCTCTAGAGGAATGCCTTTAGATCGATTATTTGCTCAATGGCAAGGCAAGTCGAAAGGCTATACTAAAGGACGAGATCGTTCTTTTCATTTTGGTAGTTTGGAACATGGTATTGTTGGCATGATTTCTCACTTAGGGCCTCAACTTACCTTAGCCAATGGTGCTGCTTTAGCTTCCATTTTGAAGAACGAACGCAAACTTGCGCTTGCATTTACTGGGGAAGGAGGTACCAGCGAAGGCGATTTTCATGAAGCACTAAATGTTGCTTCGGTATGGTCATTGCCTGTGCTTTTTATTATTGAAAATAATGGTTATGGATTGTCAACACCCACTTCTGAACAATATGCATGTAAGAATTTGTCGGATCGGGCAATAGGTTATGGCATGGAAGGAATTACTATCGATGGAAATAATATACTTGAAGTGTATACTACGATTTTAGAAATTTCAAAAAGCATCCGACAAAATCCAAGACCTGTTTTAATTGAATGTTTAACATTTAGAATTCGTGGACATGAAGAAGCAAGTGGCGTAAAATACGTTCCAAAAAAACAGATCGAGGAATGGACAGCAAAAGATCCCATAAATAATTATGAATCCTGGCTATTAAATGAAAAAATAATTTCTGCTGCAGAAATTGAAACGATTCGTAAAAAATTCAAAAAACAAATTCAAGAAGAGGTAGAATCTGTATTTACATGGGATGATGAACCGGTATCTACTCAACAAGAACTTGCAGACGTTTTTGCTCCATTTAAGTTTATGGAAACGCCGGTAACAGATATAAAAAATACTAAAAATATCCGTTTCATTGATGCCATTAAAGATGGGCTTCATCAAGCTATGATTAAGCATGACCATCTTGTTTTGATGGGACAAGATATTGCAGACTATGGTGGAGTTTTTAAAATTACAGAAGGTTTTGTAAATGAATTTGGAAAAGATAGAGTTCGCAATACCCCTATTTGTGAAAGTGCAATTCTTGGAGCTGCATTAGGCCTTAGCTTAAAATCCATCAAATCCATGGTGGAAATGCAATTTGCCGATTTTGTGAGTAGTGGATTTAATCAAGTGGTTAATAATTTAGCAAAAATACACTATCGATGGCAGCAAAATGCGGATGTGGTCATCCGAATGCCTTGTGGTGGAGCGACGCAAGCAGGACCTTTCCATTCGCAAACAAACGAAGCCTGGTTTGCACATACTGCAGGCTTAAAAATTGCCTACCCTTCGAATCCATATGATGCAAAAGGACTCTTATTGACTGCCTTTGAAGATCCAAATCCGGTTTTGTTTTTTGAACATAAAGCACTCTACCGATCTATAGAAGCAGAAGTGCCTGAAGGATATTATACCATCCCATTTGGCAGTGCTAAACTTTTACAAGTCGGTGAAGAAATGACCTTAATTACCTATGGACTCGGTGTCAAATGGTCACAAGATATATTATTAAAGACTGGAATTCAGGCCGACTTAATTGATTTGAGAACCATCGTACCTTTGGATTATGAAACCATCCGGAAGAGTGTTTTGAAAACTGGTAAGGTTTGTATTCTACATGAAGACAATTTATTTTGTGGTATTGGCAGTGAAATCAGTGCATGGATTAATGAACATTGTTTTGAATATCTTGATGCACCCGTTATTCGCTGTGCTTCCTTAGACACACCCATACCATTTGTAAAAAGATTAGAAGATCAATACCTTGCCTTTTCAAATTTAGAAGAAAAACTTAGATATTTGCAATCCTATTAA